A region of Larimichthys crocea isolate SSNF chromosome X, L_crocea_2.0, whole genome shotgun sequence DNA encodes the following proteins:
- the LOC104939949 gene encoding zinc finger protein 239 → MSSSEELKRTDRDSSRLHQCLKCGKTFSRICSLRRHELTHASEKLFYCQQCDRSFSQLDAYNIHLNTHTKETPYCCDQCGRNFSNQSQYRKHLRGHNGPYQCDQCEKTFIYFSIYKIHLRVHTGEKPYCCDQCPKSFSFLSSYKRHQLSHSGEKPYQCDFCGKSFTQSGHFTLHLRNHTGEKPYECDQCDKSFSDLSSYKIHLRVHTGEKPYCCDQCGRSFSQLGNYKSHMRIHTGEKPFRCELCDKRFSISKTYKQHVHTHTGEKPYQCKECGKGFGRLSNYMRHLRIHTGEQPYCCNQCGKCFNSSYSYTRHLRVHTGEKPYWCSQCKRLFTRSQSLKKHRCVNVDEESSSVCNEEAQLSCSPTEQSNNSNQQPTE, encoded by the exons ATGAGTTCTTCAGAAGAG ttgaaacggacagacagagacagcagcagacttCATCAGTGTCTCAAGTGTGGGAAGACTTTCAGTCGGATCTGTAGTCTAAGAAGACATGAACTCACTCACGCTTCAGAGAAACTATTTTACTGTCAACAATGTGATCGCAGTTTCAGCCAACTAGATGCATACAATATACACCTGAATACCCACACTAAAGAAACACCATACTGCTGTGACCAGTGTGGGAGGAATTTCAGCAATCAGAGTCAATACAGAAAACACCTGCGTGGCCACAATGGACCATACCAGTGTGACCAgtgtgaaaagacttttatttacTTCAGTATTTACAAGATACACTTGCGTGTCCATACAGGGGAGAAACCATACTGCTGTGACCAGTGTCCtaaaagttttagttttttaagtTCATACAAGCGACACCAACTTAGCCACAGTGGAGAGAAGCCATACCAGTGTGATTTTTGTGGCAAGAGTTTCACTCAGTCAGGGCATTTTACCCTGCATCTGCGTAATCACACTGGAGAGAAACCATACGAATGCGACCAATGTGACAAGAGTTTCAGTGACTTAAGTAGTTATAAGATACATCTGCgtgtccacacaggagagaaaccataCTGCTGTGATCAGTGTGGGAGGAGCTTCTCACAGTTGGGTAATTACAAATCACACATGCGCATCCACACTGGAGAAAAACCATTCCGCTGTGAACTATGTGATAAACGTTTCTCTATTTCTAAAACCTATAAACAACATGTGCATACCCACACTGGAGAGAAACCATACCAGTGTAAAGAATGTGGGAAAGGTTTTGGTCGTCTAAGCAACTACATGCGCCACCTTCGTATCCACACTGGAGAGCAGCCATATTGTTGTAACCAATGTGGCAAATGTTTCAATAGCTCATATAGTTACACTCGACACTTACGTGTCCACACTGGAGAGAAACCATATTGGTGTTCACAATGTAAGAGACTGTTTACCCGATCACAGTCCTTGAAGAAACACCGCTGTGTTAATGTAGATGAAGAGAGTTCATCTGTGTGTAATGAAGAAGCCCAATTGAGCTGCTCACCAACAGAACAGTCAAACAACAGCAACCAACAACCAACAGAATAG